The region TCTGAAGCTCCACCACAGTCAGGCAGCAGCCATTAATCGCCACGCTTTCGCCCAGCACGGCAGGATCTTCGGGCAAGAGCATCTGCACTGGCGGAGAAACGACGATCCTGACTCCCCCAGGTTCCGAGACTACAGCCTCAATCTGCCCCATCCCTTCGACCAATCCCGTAAACATGCCAACTTCTCCCGAACGTGTATCCTGCATCCAAAACCCCTTCACACCTGCTGTTTGTTGGCAGAATCGAGTTCTGGACGCTACAAGTGTAGACCTCCAGAGGAGAATTGCACGGCTCTCCTTGTACCATTCACCACAAAGTGTCCTTCAAACGGTTTCACTGCTGAGGTTTGTTCCTCTTTACGAAAGCTCCTGGCCATGTCACTTGCAATCACCAGCGTTCATGCCCGCGAAATCCTCGATAGCCGCGGCAACCCCACCGTCGAAGTCGATATCGAACTCGAAGACGGCACCATCGGCCGCGCCGCCGTTCCCAGCGGTGCCAGCACCGGTGCCCACGAAGCCTGCGAACTTCGCGACACCTCCGACAAGAAGCGTTACCTCGGCAAGGGAGTCCGCAAGGCCGTCGAGAACGTTAACGAAACCATTGCCGACGCCCTCATTGACCTCAACGTCACTGACCAGGCCGCCATCGATCACACCATGATCGAGCTCGATGGCACACCCAACAAGTCGCGCCTGGGTGCCAACGCCATCCTCGCCTGCTCACTGGCCGCTGCTCATGCTGCCGCCCGCGCCAGCTTCCTGCCCCTCTACCGTTACCTGGGTGGTGTCGGCGCGAACACTCTGCCAGTCCCTCTGATGAACATCATCAATGGCGGGGCCCACGCCAACAACGGCATCGACCTCCAGGAATTCATGATCGTCCCCACTGGCTTCACCTCGTTCTCCGAAGGCCTCCGCGCTGGTGCCGAAGTCTTCCACAGCCTCAAGAAGGTGCTGCACGACCAGCACATGAGCACTGCTGTCGGTGACGAAGGGGGCTTTGCTCCCGACCTCAAGACCAACGAGGACGCCCTCAAGGTGATCCTCGAAGCCATCGAAAAGGCTGGCTACGAGCCCGGCAAGCAGATCAAGCTTGCCCTCGACTGTGCCTCGACCGAGTTCTACGACACCAAGACCGGCCTCTACGATATCGACGGCAAGAAGGTCAACGGCGACGAACTCGTCGGTATCTGGCAAAGCTGGAGCGAGAAGTACCCGATCGTCTCCATTGAAGACGGCTGCTCAGAAGACGACTGGGACACCTGGAAGAAGTTGACCGACGCCATCGGCAAGAAGGTTCAACTCGTGGGCGACGACCTGTTCGTTACCAACGTCAAGCGCCTTCAGGAAGGCATCGACAAGGGTGTGGGCAACAGCATCCTCGTGAAGGTCAACCAGATCGGCTCGCTGACTGAAACCATCGACGCTGTCCAGCTCGCTTACCGCAACGGCTACACCGCCATCATGAGCCATCGCTCAGGCGAGACGGAAGACACGACGATCGCCGACCTGGCCGTGGCTCTCGGAACCGGCCAGATCAAGACCGGCTCCGCCAGCCGCACCGACCGCATCGCCAAGTACAACCAACTCCTCCGCATCGAGGAACTCCTCGGCAAAGACGCCCGCTACGGCGGCACGCTCAAGGCGTAATTGACGCTCGTGAGTTTTTCAGGGTGCTACTGCTGGCTGGCCAGCAGTGCTCCTTGCCTGAACCAGAAGTTGTTATTCTTTGAACAACACCGCCCAAAAACCAACAACTCCCGGAGTCTGCCTCAGACTCCGAGAGTTTGCGTTTCATTTCGACCTACTGACAACCGTCCACATTGTTCGTGACCGCGGCACTCATTTTCTTCCCACACATCGATTGAGTGCCACCAGCGCATAAGCTGTCGCCAGATTCGGGTCGCCTTCCATCCATCGGCTCGAACGATCATTCAGCCAGTTTCCATTGGCTTTCTGGAGTGCAATCAACTGAAGAGCCAGCTCATTCCTCCAGTTATGTTTTGCTCCCTTGGCATCAGTAAACTCATTGACACCATTTGCTTCCATCGCCTTGGCAAACAGATAGTAATAGTAGTAAAGACCACCCGCGCCCAGCCCCGGATTCTCTTCCAGCGTATAGTTTTTACTGATCCAGTCGAGGGCCGCTTTAACTCTCGGATCATCCGCCTTTAAGCCTGCATAGAGCATGCTCTTAAATCCGGCATAAGTCATGCTTCCATACGACCGCAAGCCCCCTTCATCGGATTGTCCCGCAGGCGAAACACCGGGGCCATTGGGGTTGTAATAGAAACCTCCGTCATTAATCTTGGCAGCTTGCGGAGTCGTATTATGCTCAGATTCCAGGTTCTGACATCGCGACAGAAAAACCAGGGCCTTCTGGACGGCCGGGTCTTGTTCAGTCGCGCCTGTCGCCTTGAGAGCATCCAGAAAAAAGACCGTGTTGGACAGATCGGGCTTACCACCGCCCGCTTTGTAGCCCGCACCGCCGTAGGCGATGTCGGCTTTGTCGGTATTGTTCGCCTCACTATATTGAGCGCCACGCAAATACTGCTCCGCCTTTTTGATGATCTCCGTGAACTGTCCCTCGGCATTACCAGCAACTAACGCCATCACGGAAACCGAAGTTTCATAACTCGCATGCGGGCTGCCAGGGGCGGCAATTTCTCCCGTTGGCTGGGCATAACCTGCGATCCGCTGTAATCCCTTAGCCACCACAGGATCAGTCACCGGCACACCCGCATCAATCAACGCATAAACCACGAGAGCCGTAATCCCCGAGGTACGCGGCGTCGTCCAACTCCCATCCTTCATCTGCGAAGTTTTCAGGAATTCGATCGCCTTGGCCCGTGACTGATCAACGTTTGCGGCGAGCCCCTCCTCCGCCCCTTCACAAGTCGACGAAACAGGATGCACAATGTCACTCGCCTCGAACGACACCGGTAAAACGAAACAACCCGCCATCAGCGCTGCCCAACAGATTCCCCGCATGCTCGAACTCCTTCCCTAACCCGGCCATCTCACCACAATCTTTGCGAATACCGATTCTACTGGCTGCAAGAGATGTTCCAGAGAGAAAAGTTTGCCACAAGGTCGCAGAGAGTCGCTTTTGAACATCGGCAAAACCGAATCTGCCAGCGTCTTGCATCACCCGAACCGACACCTTGTCGCACCAAACACAGAACCGTCGCGCGTCACGCCAACCGTGATATCATTTTGGTTGAACTCTGACCCACCCGACGAAATTCTGCAGAACCACGATTCCCCAACATTCGGGAAGGTTGGGCAAACTTCGCTGCTCGCTTGGACCACGCGGAAAATTTTCGCTCCTTCTCCCAAAAGAAGTTTTCCGCTCGCTCCCCTCGGAGTGTAAGCTCATACACTCAGGTGCCAGTGGCCAAATCGACATCTTTGCGGGTCAGCCAATGTCCACGACTTCGCCAGTTGTTCTCACTTCCCAACTGATCATTGCCCGTCTGCTAATCCCGCAGGCCAAGGCCCCCACACCAGCCACGCTCGCCAAGAGTCTCGCTCCTCTCTTCACCCAGCAGTACTCCGCCGGTGAATGGCGCGCCCTGTTCGACGAAGCCCTCGCCGCCACGCGTGCGGCCGGTCATGTGGAAGCGATCAAACTCATCCTTACCCCCGAGGGAATGGCCGCTGCCCTCGAGTTCTGCGGCTTCACCCGCGAGGAAGCACTTCCCAAGAACCTCCGCTGGAAACAACTCCTCGACAAGTACATCACGCCCCGGCTCTGCGGCTTCGCCCCGCCCGGCCCGAAAGCCAAACACGCGGATCATCTCCTCATCGAGTTCCTCAAGCAGAGCCATCAACTCGCAGGGCCGATCACATCACTCAGCCAACTCCTCGTGGCCCTTGCCTGGAAGGAGCTGGGCATCGACTCACGGAAGAAGTTCACGCCAGCCAATGTCCTCGCCAAAGTCTCCCTGAACACCGACCGCACGCTGACGACCGCCCCCCTCGCCAAGCTGCTCTCCCAACAGTTGCTGGGAGACTCCGGCAAAGATTTCGCCCAATCACTGATCCGCCAGAAGATCCGGCAAGCCGCCACCACTCCCTCAGGCCACGTTCCGCACGCATCGCCCAACTTCACTCTGGCCGACATCCACGCCGCCCTCCCGCAGATTCCCGCCGGCCCGCTCGGCACGCACCGGGTTTTCATCCGCGACCTGTGGCAACACCTCCCCCCAGATCGACGGGGCACGCTCGACGAATTCCGCCCGGCGCTGCTCGCCCTCCACAAGAGCCAGCAAGTGCGACTCGTCCGGGCCGACCTCACCGACCGCCTCGATCCGAGGGCCGTCGAAGAATCCCGCATCGAGGATGGCCCAGCCACATATCACCTCCTTGTGAGGGAAATCAAACCACCAGCCACCCCTTAAGCACCCTCTACGTTTCCTATTTGTCTATTAGCCAACATTCTTACCTCAAGGCCTTACGACATGCCCGCCGACACCGAAACACAACTCCCCCCTCAAGCTGCCAGCCCCCTACCTGTAGTGGATCCTTACCTCCAGGCGCTCCTCTCCCCCCGGGGCGAGGAAGTCCTCCACGCCGTCTGCCAGAAGGATCAAATCTGGCGGCACGACAACTTCGATGTCTTCGACATCCACGAGACTGCCCGCCTGCAGTTTGACAACCTCCTTCGCCGCCTAAAGGCCGAAGGAGGTGCCCCTTACGGCCTGATCCAACTGGTGCTGGGCGAGGCGGGAAGCGGCAAAACGCACCTGCTCCGGTTTTTCAGAAACCACGTTCACTACAGCAACGATGGGTTCTGCGGCTATTTGCAGATGACGACGGGCACCCAGAACTATCCACAGTATGTCCTTTCTAATCTCATCGATTCGCTCGACGAGATTTACTTCGAACCCGATGGCGACGAGACCGGATTGATGCGGCTCGCCGACGCCGTTGGTCAACAAGTGGAACTGTTCCTCCCCAAAGAAATACAGCGTCTTCGCGAAGACGATTTGACCCACGATGAACTGGCCCAGCTGACCAATGAACTGGCCGACGCCCTCCAGTCCCGCCCGGGCAATCGCACGTTGGATGCGGGTGTGATTCGCGCCCTGCTCTCGCTGATTCCCCGCCATCCCAAAGTCCACACGCGGGTGCTCAAGTACCTCCGCTGCGAGCCGTTCTCCTCGTTCGACGAGAAGATCCTTCCGGAGATGCCACGTTGGACAGCCGACGATGCACCCACCCACATGATTGCCGCCCTCGGCAAGATCATGCGCCAGCTCACCAACAAGACGCTCGTCATCCTCGTCGATCAACTCGAGGAGATGGCCAATTTCGACGAAGACCCCGCCCGACTGGAACACCGCTTCCGCCACGCCATGCAGGCGATCTCCTCGCTCGTGGGCGGGATTCCCGGCGCGCTCTGTGTCGTGGGCTGTCTCGCCGACCTCTACCACCTCATGGAGCCGCGACTTCCCGCGCCGGTTCTCGCGAGGGTCGCCACCGATCCCCGCTCGATCCAGCTCATCGCCAGCCGCACCCGCCACGAGGCGAAGCAGATCATCGAGACCCGCCTGAAATCAGTCTACGAACAAGCAGGTCTGGAGAACCCCGAAACCATCGCCCCCTTCACGGAAGAATTCATCGACGGCCTCGAAGGACTCACCGCCCGCGACATTCTCTTCGCCTGCCGCGCGTTCCGGGATCGACTAGCGACAGGAGAGCCTGTCGAGACGCCACCTCCTCCACCACCACCGGCGATCGCCTGGCCACAGGAATGGAATGACTTCCGCGCACGCCACACGCCCGTTATCCCGGAAGATGCTGAGCAGCAACTACGCTTGCTGCACTGGGCCATCGAACAATGCACTCTCGAACGACAACCCGCCGCCGAATGGTCGACCGATCTCCACGACGATTCGTTGCTCATTGGGGCCACCATCGGCGGCGTCACCCGCTCTTCCAAACTTCTGGCTGCGTTCTGCGATGAAAACCCCCAGGGCGGAAAGCTGCAGAAGCGAATCGAGTCCATCGTCAAACTGGCGGGCGACCAATCGGCGGCCCTCTTGCGGAATACCGCTTTCCCGGCTGTCAAAAAGGGAACCAAGATCGGCGAACTGCTCCTCTCGCTCCCCAAGGACAAGTTCAAGCGGATCATCTGGGAAGACAGCCACTGGCGATTCCTCACCACTCTTCGCGCCTTCCACGAGCAGCATTCCATCCAGGGCCAGTATCTGGAATGGCGCACTTCCAGCCGCCCATTGAACGACGTGAAGCCTTTGGTCGATCTCCTCAACCTCGACCAGATTCCGCTGACTCCCACACCTCCGAAAATCAAGCCTCTTCCACCGGAGCCGCCAATCCCACCCGCTGCGAAGTCGCCAGTCCCACCGGCAACCAAAACGCCGTTCGAAATACCCCTGGGTTTTACCCAAGGTTTGCGACAAACTCCGGTCGTGCTCAACTCTGAAATCTTCAAAAGGCATGCGGCATTCGTTGGTGGTGCCGGGAGTGGCAAGACAACGCTCGCCCTCAATGTCATCGAGCAACTATTGCTCGCCGGCATCCCGGCAATCCTCATTGATCGCAAGGGTGATCTCGCCACCTATGCTTCGGACGATTGGGGCACGCCCAACGAACCCGCCCTCCTCAAACGGGCCACTATCCTCAAGAAGCAACTCGACATCCGCGTCTACACCCCCGGCGACCCCACCGGCCATAACCTCCTGTTGCCGCTGATTCCCGAAGGCGTGGGGCAGATGCCGGACAATGAGCGTGAAGCCGCTCTGGAAGCAACGACAGCCAGCCTGTTGAAAATGCTCGGCTGCTCAGAAAACCAATTCAGGGAGTACCAGCCGATCCTGTTGACTGCACTGCAGGTGATCCTTGATACCACACAGGGCGAAGTCACGTTGGAGTGGCTGGAAGAGGTGATCGGCAAGAAGGATCAGGAACTGGTCAAACATCACCGCTGGACACAACCCACGGTCTATCTGAAACTCGCCAGGGCACTCAGCGACCTGCGAATCACCCGCAGGTTGCTCCTCTCCACAGAGGGAACACCGCTCAACATCCCCCGGATGCTCTCCCCCACTGCCGATGGCCGTACACCCTTGTCGATCATCAGCCTCAAGTCGCTGGTCGATATGTCGGCCATCCAGTTCTGGATGTCGCGGTTCCTCATGACTCTGGGGCGCCACGTCAGTGCCACACCCTCAGCGACATTACAGGCGGTGATCCTCCTCGACGAGGCCGATATCTACGTCCCCGCAACCAGCAAACCCTCCACCAAGGAGCCGCTGTTGAACCTGCTCAAGCGGGCTCGCTCCGGCGGACTGGGCGTCTTCCTGGCCACACAAACCCCGGGTGATCTCGATTCCACTTGCCGCAGCAACTGTGCCACCTGGGCCATCGGTCGGCTCAACGACAATGTGTCGATCAACAAAGTGAAATCCATGTTCAGCGACACGCCGCAACTTCTGGATCGCGTTGCGCAGCAAGGTCAGGGCGAATTCGCCCTGGCCTCCGATGGCCTGACGACCCAGTTCAAAGGCGACCGCAGCGCCATGAACACCCGCCAGCTCTCCGAACAGGAAATCTTGACCCTGGCCCGCGCGAACCGAAGCGTCGAATAATCTGCAAACGGTACCAGTTTGTATTGAGGCAACAGATTTTGTTAAGGGGAGGCCTGTGTTAAAGGGTGGCTGGGGTTGAGTCTTCGAACCCCCAGCACTTTTTGCTCGTATAGAAGTGTTTTGGGGGTCGCTGGGGTTGAGCGTCCTCGCGAACCCCCCGGCTCTTGTTGCTAGTGAAAAACGGCGCTTCATTGAAGTCATCGAATATGCCACGTCGATCAAAACTACCATCGAAAGTATTTGATACGAATCAGATTGCGATTTCTGCTCCCTCCGAGAGTGAGCCCTCCAGGATGTCAATTCCTCATCGGCGCAATTACAACCTGCCGGGCCATGCCCACGAACTGACATTTTCATGCTATCTCGGTTTTCCATTTCTCAAATCGGAAAGAGCCTGTCGATGGCTGGCGGAATCGCTTCACGAGGCACTTTGTCGGCATGATTATTCACTCTGGGCCTATGTCTTGATGCCGGAACACGCTCATGTCGTGGTGTGCCCAAGACAGAAAGCCTATCGCATTGAAGAGTTTCGAAAGTCCGTTAAGGAACCGGTTGCCCGTCATGCGATTCGATGGCTTGAACATCATGCTGTCGAGTGGATTCCCAGGATCACGCGAACTCGTGGCGCAAAAACGGAGCGATTGTTCTGGCAGTCAGGTGGCGGGTATGACCGGAACATCACGGAAAGTAAAACATTGTTACGAATGATCGATTACATTCACCTCAATCCGGTACGTCGTGGGCTTGTCGAGCGGGCGGCGGACTGGGAATGGTCAAGTGCGGCTTGGCATGCAGAAGGAAAGCCGTCGCCCATTCGAGTGGATGCAATCCCGCCGGAATGGCTTTGTCAATGATTGTTGTCAAGAGCTGGGGGTTCGAAGACTCAACCCCAGCCACCCGTCATTAACTTACCACAGGCCGTACTTGGCTTGGAGGAGACAGGTGGATTCGGCCCCTTTTGAGCACATGATCTTCGGAGAACGGCGACGGGTGTGATTGCCATAATTATGGGATGCCATCCGGATAGACGACCGACACCATGGCACAGATTGCCAGCTTTCCCGACCTTTGATTGCAACCTGGGCATATTGCTGTCTTTTGCCCTTCTATCTCCAATTCGAGCAATGTTTGGCAACGAGGGCATGGGATCTCGGGCAATTCAACCTTAACGGGCGCATACCACGGACCATTAGAAACCATGCCTGAGATTGCTTCACAGACATGTCTTGCAAAACGAGACCGCGTTAAAAACTCCTCGTTTGACCGCAGCCATCGTACCCAGGCATTGCGGTCGATTGACTGCACACAATGAAGCTCAAGCATGCACTGGGGGCACCATAGCGACCTGAGATTGTCCTTTTGGTAGTCGATTGGACCGATGCGATAAGTCAGCGAGATGGTCTCCCATCGATGGCCGCATGACTCGCAATCTCCTTGGATCTCGGCGGGCATCGTCCTGGCTCCCAGCGATCGAGGTTCCTGTGGCAGAACTCCTGTTTCCCATATCAAACTGTATGAAAAGTACCCGACGGCATTCGTCCGTCAATCTCAACAGCTCCAGTCGGCCTTGTCCCGTTTCTACAGGTTCAATCACGTCTCGATCGTCACAGATTCAAATCCCATCTGGCCAACCTTCTCTCGGATGCGGGCTTTGACCTGTTCGACCTCTTCGAAGGTCGCTGGCGAACAGGTCACGCGCATCGTCAGCACATGCCGCTCACCATCGAGTGTCCACGCATGGAGATTTTCGACCTTCTGGACACCTGCTATCGATTGCACCATCAACTCCAGCGCTTTCGCATCCATCCCTTCCGGGAGTGCCTGCAAAAACAACTCGCCCACTCGCCACAGATTTCGGCTCACATTCCACAACACGAAGACCGCCAGACCAATGGCCAGCAGTGGATCGAGGAGCGGAACATGCCAGATCGACATGATCGCACCACCCACCAGCACTGCGGCCCAACCGAGTGTATCTTCCCACAAGTGCCAACTCGCCACCTGCTCATTGAGTGTCATCCCTCCATGCAGTCGCCAGGCAGCAAACCCATTAAATGCCAATCCTAAAATCGCGATCAGCACCACCTTCTCGCCTGCCACAGGTTGTGGATCCCACAATCGCTGTACCGATTCTCCCGTCACATAAATCAACCCGAAGATCAGCACGATGCCAGTGAGAAAGGCCCCCAAAGGCGACAATCGCCCCATCCCATAGGTGAACCGCAGACTTCGTGGTTGCCGTGAAATGATCTGCAGCCACCACGCGA is a window of Planctopirus limnophila DSM 3776 DNA encoding:
- the eno gene encoding phosphopyruvate hydratase, translating into MSLAITSVHAREILDSRGNPTVEVDIELEDGTIGRAAVPSGASTGAHEACELRDTSDKKRYLGKGVRKAVENVNETIADALIDLNVTDQAAIDHTMIELDGTPNKSRLGANAILACSLAAAHAAARASFLPLYRYLGGVGANTLPVPLMNIINGGAHANNGIDLQEFMIVPTGFTSFSEGLRAGAEVFHSLKKVLHDQHMSTAVGDEGGFAPDLKTNEDALKVILEAIEKAGYEPGKQIKLALDCASTEFYDTKTGLYDIDGKKVNGDELVGIWQSWSEKYPIVSIEDGCSEDDWDTWKKLTDAIGKKVQLVGDDLFVTNVKRLQEGIDKGVGNSILVKVNQIGSLTETIDAVQLAYRNGYTAIMSHRSGETEDTTIADLAVALGTGQIKTGSASRTDRIAKYNQLLRIEELLGKDARYGGTLKA
- a CDS encoding prenyltransferase/squalene oxidase repeat-containing protein, whose translation is MHPVSSTCEGAEEGLAANVDQSRAKAIEFLKTSQMKDGSWTTPRTSGITALVVYALIDAGVPVTDPVVAKGLQRIAGYAQPTGEIAAPGSPHASYETSVSVMALVAGNAEGQFTEIIKKAEQYLRGAQYSEANNTDKADIAYGGAGYKAGGGKPDLSNTVFFLDALKATGATEQDPAVQKALVFLSRCQNLESEHNTTPQAAKINDGGFYYNPNGPGVSPAGQSDEGGLRSYGSMTYAGFKSMLYAGLKADDPRVKAALDWISKNYTLEENPGLGAGGLYYYYYLFAKAMEANGVNEFTDAKGAKHNWRNELALQLIALQKANGNWLNDRSSRWMEGDPNLATAYALVALNRCVGRK
- a CDS encoding ATP-binding protein, which translates into the protein MPADTETQLPPQAASPLPVVDPYLQALLSPRGEEVLHAVCQKDQIWRHDNFDVFDIHETARLQFDNLLRRLKAEGGAPYGLIQLVLGEAGSGKTHLLRFFRNHVHYSNDGFCGYLQMTTGTQNYPQYVLSNLIDSLDEIYFEPDGDETGLMRLADAVGQQVELFLPKEIQRLREDDLTHDELAQLTNELADALQSRPGNRTLDAGVIRALLSLIPRHPKVHTRVLKYLRCEPFSSFDEKILPEMPRWTADDAPTHMIAALGKIMRQLTNKTLVILVDQLEEMANFDEDPARLEHRFRHAMQAISSLVGGIPGALCVVGCLADLYHLMEPRLPAPVLARVATDPRSIQLIASRTRHEAKQIIETRLKSVYEQAGLENPETIAPFTEEFIDGLEGLTARDILFACRAFRDRLATGEPVETPPPPPPPAIAWPQEWNDFRARHTPVIPEDAEQQLRLLHWAIEQCTLERQPAAEWSTDLHDDSLLIGATIGGVTRSSKLLAAFCDENPQGGKLQKRIESIVKLAGDQSAALLRNTAFPAVKKGTKIGELLLSLPKDKFKRIIWEDSHWRFLTTLRAFHEQHSIQGQYLEWRTSSRPLNDVKPLVDLLNLDQIPLTPTPPKIKPLPPEPPIPPAAKSPVPPATKTPFEIPLGFTQGLRQTPVVLNSEIFKRHAAFVGGAGSGKTTLALNVIEQLLLAGIPAILIDRKGDLATYASDDWGTPNEPALLKRATILKKQLDIRVYTPGDPTGHNLLLPLIPEGVGQMPDNEREAALEATTASLLKMLGCSENQFREYQPILLTALQVILDTTQGEVTLEWLEEVIGKKDQELVKHHRWTQPTVYLKLARALSDLRITRRLLLSTEGTPLNIPRMLSPTADGRTPLSIISLKSLVDMSAIQFWMSRFLMTLGRHVSATPSATLQAVILLDEADIYVPATSKPSTKEPLLNLLKRARSGGLGVFLATQTPGDLDSTCRSNCATWAIGRLNDNVSINKVKSMFSDTPQLLDRVAQQGQGEFALASDGLTTQFKGDRSAMNTRQLSEQEILTLARANRSVE
- a CDS encoding REP-associated tyrosine transposase, which gives rise to MSIPHRRNYNLPGHAHELTFSCYLGFPFLKSERACRWLAESLHEALCRHDYSLWAYVLMPEHAHVVVCPRQKAYRIEEFRKSVKEPVARHAIRWLEHHAVEWIPRITRTRGAKTERLFWQSGGGYDRNITESKTLLRMIDYIHLNPVRRGLVERAADWEWSSAAWHAEGKPSPIRVDAIPPEWLCQ
- a CDS encoding cation diffusion facilitator family transporter produces the protein MPVRSCGHGHGHGHGHGHGHLHAHGASINLGIAFGLNLLFTIIEFAGGYWTNSIAITTDAVHDLGDCLSLGLAWWLQIISRQPRSLRFTYGMGRLSPLGAFLTGIVLIFGLIYVTGESVQRLWDPQPVAGEKVVLIAILGLAFNGFAAWRLHGGMTLNEQVASWHLWEDTLGWAAVLVGGAIMSIWHVPLLDPLLAIGLAVFVLWNVSRNLWRVGELFLQALPEGMDAKALELMVQSIAGVQKVENLHAWTLDGERHVLTMRVTCSPATFEEVEQVKARIREKVGQMGFESVTIET